From the genome of Deinococcus sp. AJ005, one region includes:
- a CDS encoding FmdB family transcriptional regulator, which translates to MPTYLYKNIDTGEIYELRQSMRDDAYTVHPETGAAVKRVLARPSIAFKGSGFYANDSRPREKSESSGGGESKPAPKAESGGKSESKSKGGGEG; encoded by the coding sequence ATGCCCACCTACCTGTACAAGAACATCGACACCGGAGAAATCTACGAGTTGCGCCAGAGCATGCGCGACGACGCCTACACCGTGCACCCCGAGACGGGCGCGGCGGTCAAGCGTGTGCTGGCGCGGCCCAGCATCGCCTTTAAGGGCAGCGGCTTTTACGCCAACGATTCGCGCCCCCGCGAGAAGTCCGAGAGCAGCGGCGGCGGCGAGAGCAAGCCCGCGCCCAAAGCCGAGAGCGGCGGCAAGAGCGAAAGCAAGAGCAAGGGCGGCGGCGAGGGGTGA
- a CDS encoding S1C family serine protease — translation MNAARAIGVALLLSAAVAGAYVSGRVSAQRALVTPDEINTVEVTQNALQAVVRIDNRLQRDQLQPGDDPIETGTGFFYKKDLIVTNYHVIEFQDSLSVTLYNGRKVSAKIEGVDPGIDIAILRVTGVTAPKTLSFGNSARLIPGQKLTAMGTPLKIPNFVSTGIFSVMASADNVPRNDNLGGEIGEYLMTTASIQQGNSGGPILDSRGLVVGVADANAAPNNLVPGVIGIAIPGDIVKQSLDDLEKIGVPQRGTLGATLVNLDTLPPALRQLAGLSSSEGALVMDVPAGSAAARAGLRGSLRNSSDQLLAPLGDIIVAVDGVRVTNSFDVTRLVATKRPGQTVTLRVWRNKKSVDVKVTLLKRTLQQTGR, via the coding sequence GTGAACGCCGCCCGCGCTATAGGCGTTGCCCTGCTGCTGAGCGCGGCGGTGGCGGGCGCGTATGTCTCGGGCCGGGTCAGCGCCCAGCGCGCCCTGGTCACGCCAGACGAGATCAACACGGTGGAGGTCACGCAGAACGCCCTGCAAGCGGTGGTACGGATCGACAACCGCCTTCAGCGCGATCAGTTGCAGCCTGGCGACGATCCCATCGAGACGGGCACCGGCTTTTTTTACAAGAAAGACCTGATCGTGACCAACTACCACGTCATCGAGTTTCAGGACTCGCTGAGTGTCACGCTGTACAACGGGCGCAAGGTGTCCGCCAAGATCGAGGGCGTCGATCCGGGCATCGACATCGCCATCCTGCGTGTGACCGGCGTGACCGCCCCCAAAACCCTGAGCTTTGGCAATAGCGCCCGCCTGATTCCGGGGCAGAAGCTGACCGCGATGGGCACGCCCCTCAAGATTCCCAACTTCGTCAGCACCGGCATCTTCAGCGTGATGGCCAGCGCGGACAACGTGCCGCGCAACGACAACCTGGGCGGCGAGATCGGCGAGTATCTGATGACCACGGCCAGCATCCAGCAGGGCAACAGCGGCGGCCCGATCCTGGATTCGCGCGGGCTGGTGGTGGGCGTGGCCGATGCCAACGCCGCGCCCAACAACCTTGTGCCCGGCGTGATCGGCATCGCCATTCCCGGTGACATCGTCAAGCAGAGTCTGGACGATCTGGAGAAGATCGGGGTTCCGCAGCGCGGCACGCTGGGGGCCACGCTGGTGAATCTGGACACCCTTCCCCCGGCCCTGCGCCAGCTCGCGGGCCTCTCCAGCTCGGAAGGCGCGCTGGTGATGGATGTGCCTGCCGGAAGCGCCGCCGCCCGCGCGGGCCTGCGCGGCAGCCTGCGCAACAGCAGCGATCAGTTGCTGGCCCCGCTGGGCGACATCATCGTGGCGGTGGACGGCGTGCGCGTGACGAACTCCTTTGACGTGACCCGGCTGGTGGCCACCAAACGCCCCGGCCAGACCGTGACCCTGCGCGTATGGCGCAACAAGAAGAGCGTGGACGTGAAGGTCACGCTGCTTAAGCGGACGCTGCAACAGACCGGGCGCTAG
- a CDS encoding SPFH domain-containing protein has product MSELKKALEAVGPEGGISTRNGVASVERAAFGLPGVPIFVLWLALVAAAVWLLVAGQFLLSVVLGVLLFFAVIGFFIVQPNQAKVLTLFGRYVGTERRNGMYWTNPLTIRKNVSLRIRNFNSERLKVNDLSGNPIEIAAVIVWRVVDSARATFDVEDYAEFVAIQSETALRHLASQYPYDNYEESGMSLRGNADEVAEALGRELAARLRHAGVEVLEARLSHLAYSPEIAGAMLQRQQASAIIAARAQIVQGAVGMVQMALRELAEQNIVELDEERKAQMVSNLLVVLTSERGTQPIVNAGSLY; this is encoded by the coding sequence ATGAGTGAACTGAAGAAAGCCCTCGAAGCTGTTGGACCGGAAGGTGGAATCTCCACACGCAATGGCGTGGCGAGCGTGGAACGTGCCGCTTTCGGCTTGCCGGGCGTGCCGATCTTTGTGCTGTGGCTGGCGCTGGTGGCGGCGGCGGTGTGGCTGCTGGTGGCGGGACAATTCCTGCTGAGCGTGGTGCTGGGCGTCCTGCTGTTCTTCGCTGTGATCGGGTTTTTCATCGTGCAGCCCAACCAGGCCAAGGTGCTGACCCTGTTCGGGCGCTACGTGGGCACCGAGCGGCGCAACGGCATGTACTGGACCAATCCGCTCACCATTCGCAAGAACGTGTCGCTGCGAATCCGCAACTTCAACTCCGAGCGGCTGAAGGTCAACGATCTGTCGGGCAACCCCATCGAGATCGCCGCCGTGATCGTGTGGCGCGTGGTGGATTCGGCGCGGGCCACCTTTGATGTCGAGGACTACGCCGAATTCGTTGCCATCCAGTCCGAGACGGCCCTGCGCCACCTGGCCTCGCAGTATCCCTACGACAACTACGAGGAAAGTGGGATGAGCCTGCGCGGCAACGCCGACGAGGTGGCCGAGGCGCTGGGCCGCGAACTGGCTGCCCGCCTGCGCCACGCTGGGGTGGAAGTGCTGGAAGCCCGCCTGTCGCATCTGGCTTACTCGCCGGAAATCGCCGGGGCCATGCTCCAGCGCCAGCAGGCCAGCGCCATCATCGCCGCCAGAGCGCAGATCGTGCAGGGCGCGGTGGGCATGGTGCAGATGGCCCTGCGTGAGCTGGCCGAACAGAACATCGTGGAACTGGACGAGGAACGCAAGGCCCAGATGGTCAGCAATCTGCTGGTGGTCCTGACCAGCGAGCGCGGCACGCAGCCTATCGTGAACGCCGGAAGCCTGTACTAG
- a CDS encoding SDR family oxidoreductase yields MTPKSPSERRVVVLTGASSGIGLATARELAARGHALLLAARREDQLAALARKLDPSGSRVIAVPTNVTDANSRKALIAAAHAHFGRIDVLINNAGVTVEQGWWWDDPDPLRVIRVNLEAPIELVRLVLPEMRSRGSGHIVNIGSVAGRAATNGMYSASKFGIRGFSHGLRRELLGSGVDVSLISPGFVKSEMTARARLPMPGPEVVARAVAGVLVRPRREVTVPGIYRAVALLDSLLPGLADRIVRRVVIERRYGSR; encoded by the coding sequence ATGACTCCAAAATCCCCTTCCGAGCGCCGCGTGGTGGTCCTCACGGGCGCGTCCAGTGGCATCGGGCTGGCGACGGCCCGCGAACTGGCGGCGCGCGGGCACGCGCTGTTGCTGGCCGCCCGCCGCGAGGATCAACTGGCCGCCCTGGCCCGCAAACTCGATCCCAGCGGCTCACGCGTGATCGCCGTCCCCACCAACGTGACCGACGCCAATTCACGCAAAGCCCTGATCGCCGCCGCCCACGCGCACTTCGGGCGTATCGACGTGCTGATCAACAATGCCGGGGTCACGGTGGAGCAGGGCTGGTGGTGGGACGATCCCGATCCGCTGCGCGTGATCCGCGTGAATCTGGAAGCGCCCATTGAACTGGTGCGGCTGGTGCTACCGGAAATGCGCTCGCGGGGCAGCGGGCATATCGTCAACATCGGCTCGGTGGCAGGGCGGGCGGCCACCAACGGCATGTACAGTGCCAGCAAATTCGGGATACGCGGCTTCTCGCACGGCCTGCGGCGAGAGCTGCTGGGCAGTGGCGTGGACGTCAGCCTGATCTCGCCCGGCTTTGTGAAAAGTGAGATGACCGCCCGCGCCCGCCTGCCGATGCCGGGGCCGGAAGTGGTGGCCCGCGCCGTGGCTGGGGTGCTGGTGCGTCCGCGCCGCGAAGTAACCGTGCCGGGGATTTACCGCGCTGTGGCGCTGCTGGACAGCCTGCTACCGGGGCTGGCGGACCGCATCGTGCGGCGGGTAGTGATTGAGCGGCGGTACGGGAGCCGCTGA
- a CDS encoding S8 family serine peptidase — MSLLTLPLLCAALLSVGGQAAAPGNIPALPPGQTAPVPRPLAPKPPAVKPPPVQTPAPQPLLEIAPTTPPRSQTAPPLVPLPGAPPSIPTPPKPVPVPPAVYRPADPLFTRQWDMTTIGMPQAWALLPEVVQKGGIPKAISVTVAVLDTGFVSSPELAGRVVNGYDFVHDPARAGDGDGRDIDASGVGQFAYHGEVVANIIAAAHDGRGMAGINPAARIVQVRVAGTDGLIDPQDLADGLRWAAGIPVPGVPANPNPAKVLNLSLFADFIPLTGCDARIQNAVSAVNAKGVLIVVGAANDGADASGYSPAGCRNVLTVTSATQQGTRPDYANWGRSVALAAPGGETGHGVPVSSLSGPGGERSPNGTSMAAPHVAGVASLLLSVRPRLTPTQLRALLIRTATPFPGGRCDPAPARTCGSGTLNAAAAVQEALASSLGK; from the coding sequence CTGTCCCTCCTGACGTTGCCGCTGCTGTGCGCCGCCCTGCTGAGTGTGGGGGGGCAGGCCGCCGCACCGGGCAACATTCCTGCGCTGCCGCCGGGGCAGACGGCACCCGTTCCCAGGCCTCTGGCCCCAAAGCCTCCAGCCGTCAAGCCCCCGCCAGTGCAGACACCAGCACCCCAGCCGCTTCTGGAAATCGCGCCCACAACCCCGCCCCGTTCGCAGACCGCGCCTCCGCTGGTGCCGTTGCCGGGTGCGCCTCCGTCCATCCCCACACCACCCAAACCCGTTCCAGTTCCGCCCGCCGTCTACCGGCCCGCTGACCCGCTGTTCACCCGGCAGTGGGACATGACCACGATTGGCATGCCGCAGGCGTGGGCGCTGCTGCCAGAAGTGGTGCAGAAGGGCGGTATACCCAAAGCAATTTCCGTTACGGTGGCCGTGCTGGACACCGGATTCGTTAGCTCGCCGGAATTGGCTGGGCGCGTGGTGAATGGTTACGATTTCGTGCATGATCCCGCGCGGGCCGGGGACGGCGACGGGCGTGACATAGACGCCTCCGGGGTGGGCCAGTTCGCCTATCACGGCGAGGTGGTGGCCAACATCATCGCCGCTGCGCACGACGGGCGGGGGATGGCGGGCATCAACCCGGCGGCGCGCATCGTGCAGGTGCGGGTGGCGGGCACTGACGGCCTGATCGATCCGCAGGATCTGGCCGATGGGCTGCGCTGGGCGGCGGGAATCCCAGTGCCGGGCGTTCCGGCCAATCCCAATCCAGCAAAAGTGCTGAACCTGAGTCTGTTCGCGGACTTCATTCCGCTGACCGGCTGCGACGCGCGCATCCAGAATGCGGTCAGCGCCGTGAATGCAAAGGGCGTGCTGATCGTGGTAGGGGCCGCCAACGACGGTGCGGACGCCTCCGGCTATTCGCCTGCGGGCTGCCGCAACGTGCTGACCGTGACCAGCGCCACGCAACAGGGCACGCGCCCCGATTACGCCAACTGGGGCCGCAGTGTCGCCCTCGCCGCGCCGGGAGGGGAGACTGGCCACGGCGTTCCCGTCAGCAGCCTGAGTGGGCCGGGAGGCGAGCGCAGCCCAAACGGCACCAGCATGGCTGCCCCACATGTGGCTGGAGTTGCCAGTCTCCTCCTGAGCGTGCGCCCCCGCCTGACGCCCACGCAGCTTCGCGCCCTGCTGATCCGCACCGCCACCCCGTTTCCCGGCGGGCGTTGTGACCCGGCCCCAGCCCGCACCTGTGGCAGCGGCACGCTGAATGCGGCAGCGGCGGTGCAGGAGGCACTGGCCTCCAGCCTGGGCAAATAA
- a CDS encoding deoxynucleoside kinase, whose product MYLAVSGNIGSGKSTLTRMLSERYGLRPVYEPYADNPYLEDFYRDMRRYSFHSQIYFLSRRLEQHLNLVTGARYVIQDRTVFEDASIFARNLFESGQMEARDWATYCGLYEGILPALRVPDLLIHIDAGLPTLRRRIALRGRSYEQDIPDVYLAGLNRLYDAWITEFDACPVLRVPGDELDFVADPGAFGRVCERVQAHGFGLPLLR is encoded by the coding sequence ATGTACCTGGCCGTCTCCGGCAACATCGGCAGCGGGAAAAGCACGCTGACGCGCATGCTCTCGGAGCGCTACGGGCTGCGGCCTGTCTACGAACCCTACGCCGACAACCCGTATCTGGAAGATTTTTACCGCGACATGCGGCGCTACTCGTTCCACTCGCAGATCTACTTTCTGTCGCGCCGACTGGAGCAGCACCTGAATCTGGTGACGGGGGCACGCTACGTCATCCAGGACCGCACCGTGTTCGAGGACGCCAGCATCTTTGCCCGCAACCTGTTCGAGAGCGGCCAGATGGAGGCGCGCGACTGGGCCACCTACTGCGGGCTGTACGAGGGGATTTTGCCCGCCCTGCGCGTGCCGGACCTGCTGATCCACATCGACGCGGGCCTGCCCACGCTGCGCCGCCGGATTGCCCTGCGCGGACGCAGTTACGAGCAGGACATCCCCGACGTCTATCTGGCGGGCCTGAACCGTCTGTACGACGCCTGGATCACGGAGTTCGACGCCTGCCCGGTGCTGCGCGTGCCGGGTGACGAACTGGATTTCGTGGCCGATCCGGGGGCCTTTGGGCGTGTCTGCGAGCGCGTCCAGGCGCACGGCTTCGGCCTGCCGCTGCTGCGCTGA
- a CDS encoding deoxynucleoside kinase, whose protein sequence is MYLVIEGPIGVGKTSLSRRLSARYGAELNLEVVEENPFLARFYEQPDAYAFQVQVFFLLSRFKQLSALAQPGLFSGNVVSDYLFAKDFIFAAMNLKDAEFALYKDLYSHLSPRLPTPDLVVYLRADTDELLRRIARRGRPFEQDMQAGYLAELTARYDEYFRTYDHPLLTVQAGDIDFVGNAEHEELILARVHEALTAGQAAD, encoded by the coding sequence ATGTACTTGGTGATTGAAGGCCCCATCGGGGTGGGAAAAACGAGCCTGTCCCGGCGGCTCTCGGCACGCTACGGCGCGGAACTGAATCTGGAAGTGGTGGAGGAAAACCCCTTCCTGGCCCGCTTTTATGAGCAGCCGGACGCTTACGCTTTTCAGGTGCAGGTCTTCTTTTTGCTGTCGCGTTTCAAGCAGCTCTCGGCGCTGGCCCAGCCAGGGCTGTTCAGCGGCAACGTGGTCAGCGACTACCTGTTCGCCAAGGATTTCATCTTTGCGGCCATGAACCTCAAGGACGCCGAATTCGCGCTGTACAAGGACCTGTACTCGCACCTGTCGCCCAGATTGCCCACCCCTGATCTGGTGGTCTACCTGCGCGCCGACACGGATGAGCTGCTGCGCCGGATTGCCCGCCGGGGCCGTCCCTTCGAGCAGGACATGCAGGCCGGGTATCTGGCCGAGCTGACCGCCCGCTACGACGAGTATTTCCGCACTTATGATCACCCGCTGCTGACCGTGCAGGCCGGGGACATCGACTTCGTGGGCAACGCTGAACACGAGGAACTGATCCTGGCCCGCGTCCATGAGGCGCTGACGGCTGGGCAGGCGGCGGACTGA
- a CDS encoding helix-turn-helix domain-containing protein encodes MKVDRQEQDEARRDRIARAAFELFARSGLEATSAQDIARAAFVSRTNLYRYFPSKVHMLLAHFDKAVQASRDDALERLHAGANPQLVWDKVMARMADLGVRYRHLVGAVGQAVLGAGPQSGDTQPKSPLSFPARLAPVDGLKTALTLGALVEPVLLAMQAQGRLRPDVNVATLSALLVDACLLALLHGGHRDQREVLRDWQDRFSLLMYGALAPGAVIEGARD; translated from the coding sequence ATGAAGGTGGACCGACAGGAGCAGGACGAGGCCCGGCGTGACCGCATCGCCCGCGCCGCCTTCGAGCTGTTCGCCCGCAGCGGTCTGGAGGCCACCAGTGCCCAGGACATCGCCCGCGCGGCCTTTGTGAGCCGCACCAATCTGTACCGATACTTTCCCAGCAAAGTGCATATGCTGCTGGCCCACTTCGACAAGGCCGTGCAGGCCAGCCGTGACGACGCCCTGGAACGCCTGCATGCCGGGGCCAACCCGCAACTGGTCTGGGACAAGGTGATGGCCCGCATGGCCGATCTGGGCGTGCGCTACCGCCATCTGGTGGGCGCGGTGGGGCAGGCGGTGCTGGGCGCAGGGCCTCAATCGGGCGACACACAGCCGAAATCTCCGCTGTCGTTCCCGGCCCGCCTCGCTCCCGTCGACGGCCTCAAGACGGCATTGACGCTGGGCGCGCTGGTAGAACCCGTGCTGCTGGCCATGCAGGCCCAGGGCCGCCTGCGCCCGGACGTGAATGTCGCCACGCTGAGTGCCCTGCTGGTGGACGCCTGCCTGCTGGCCCTGCTGCACGGCGGCCACCGCGATCAGCGCGAGGTGCTGCGCGACTGGCAGGACCGGTTCAGCCTGCTGATGTACGGCGCACTGGCCCCCGGCGCGGTGATTGAGGGCGCGCGGGACTGA
- the hpf gene encoding ribosome hibernation-promoting factor, HPF/YfiA family — protein sequence MHIYKLSGRNVDVTDAMRDYVEEKLTRLDRYSESITDARVTLTVRDVRDSTRRNRVEVQLNVPHGIIRAEEHHADMYAAIDKASDVLERQLRKFKTRYMKARHEAAPTPAPGPAEADVNAGMDDVGEFKPEIVRQKRFDLRPMSAEDAVVQMEALGHDFYVFSNMTSGLTGVVYRRKDGHYGLIEPSN from the coding sequence GTGCATATCTACAAACTGTCTGGCCGGAACGTCGACGTCACGGACGCCATGCGCGACTACGTCGAGGAAAAGCTCACGCGACTGGACCGCTACAGCGAATCCATTACCGACGCGCGGGTCACGCTGACAGTAAGGGATGTCCGGGACTCCACGCGCCGCAACCGCGTGGAGGTGCAGCTCAACGTTCCCCACGGCATCATCCGTGCCGAGGAACACCACGCCGACATGTACGCCGCCATCGACAAGGCCAGCGACGTGCTGGAGCGTCAGCTCCGCAAATTCAAGACCCGTTATATGAAGGCGCGCCATGAGGCCGCACCGACGCCTGCCCCCGGTCCTGCCGAGGCGGACGTGAACGCCGGAATGGACGATGTGGGCGAATTCAAACCCGAGATCGTGCGCCAGAAGCGTTTTGACCTGCGCCCCATGAGCGCAGAGGACGCTGTGGTGCAGATGGAAGCGCTGGGCCATGACTTCTACGTGTTTTCCAACATGACCTCTGGCCTGACCGGGGTGGTCTACCGCCGCAAGGACGGGCACTACGGGCTGATCGAACCGAGCAACTGA
- a CDS encoding butyrate kinase, with protein sequence MIVYVINPGTSGIKLACASIAPSLNSALPGQLQLALTRAELTLDAPPAAADLPMLSSEIQKLTAGWPAPDAIVGRGGLIGRVAAGTYRVTPEMAEFAVQGEGAYYPPNLGGPLALALAGEYGVPAFVVDPQSVDELLPEARETGVKGLRRHAQFHALNVRVVARRAAHDVGKRLQEARIVVAHLGATTSVTAFEKGRAVDTTGTGTDGGPLGAVQSGPLPARMLLKLAREEGEAAALRQLSGAGGFLSLAGSSNLKDLEARLVSDPAVQAAAAAFVHQVCKALGEQTGALTGRPDALVITGGIARWDELVDRIERRVAWIAPVLVIPGELEVEALAEGAGRVLLGLDAAREWRHPQAVAPEL encoded by the coding sequence GTGATCGTCTATGTGATCAATCCAGGAACCAGCGGGATCAAGCTCGCCTGTGCCAGCATCGCCCCGAGTCTGAATTCTGCGCTGCCGGGGCAGTTGCAGTTGGCTCTGACCCGTGCCGAGTTGACACTGGACGCCCCGCCCGCGGCGGCAGACTTGCCAATGCTGTCGTCGGAGATTCAGAAGCTGACCGCTGGCTGGCCCGCCCCGGACGCCATCGTCGGGCGCGGCGGATTGATCGGGCGGGTGGCGGCGGGGACCTACCGCGTCACACCGGAGATGGCTGAATTTGCCGTGCAGGGCGAGGGCGCGTATTATCCGCCCAATCTGGGCGGCCCACTGGCCCTGGCGCTGGCCGGGGAATACGGCGTGCCTGCTTTCGTGGTGGACCCCCAGAGCGTGGACGAACTGCTGCCAGAGGCGCGTGAAACCGGAGTGAAGGGCCTGCGCCGTCACGCCCAGTTTCACGCCCTGAACGTGCGCGTGGTGGCCCGCCGCGCCGCCCACGATGTGGGCAAGAGACTCCAGGAGGCCCGCATCGTGGTGGCGCATCTGGGGGCCACCACCAGCGTGACCGCTTTCGAGAAGGGCCGCGCGGTGGACACCACCGGGACGGGCACAGATGGCGGCCCGCTGGGCGCGGTGCAAAGTGGCCCGCTGCCCGCCCGTATGCTACTGAAACTGGCCCGAGAGGAGGGCGAGGCAGCCGCCTTGCGTCAATTGTCCGGCGCGGGCGGATTCCTGTCGCTGGCGGGCAGTTCAAACCTCAAGGATCTGGAGGCCCGGCTGGTCAGCGATCCCGCCGTGCAGGCCGCCGCCGCCGCCTTCGTGCATCAGGTGTGCAAGGCGCTGGGCGAGCAGACCGGCGCACTGACAGGCCGCCCCGACGCGCTGGTGATCACGGGCGGCATTGCCCGCTGGGACGAACTGGTAGACCGCATCGAGCGCCGGGTGGCCTGGATTGCTCCGGTGCTGGTCATTCCCGGCGAACTGGAAGTGGAAGCTCTGGCCGAGGGCGCAGGCCGCGTGTTGCTGGGTCTGGACGCGGCCCGCGAATGGCGGCACCCACAGGCCGTGGCCCCGGAGCTTTAA
- a CDS encoding N-acetyltransferase: MFTIRHARPSDHDALYRICLETADSGADATHIYRDPMLVGHIYAAPYLAYAPAFAFVLEDEKGVCGYVIGALNTREFEATLEREWWPDLRAQYADPTDIPAAKRTPDERLARLIHRPNTAPQSILDAYPSHLHIDLLPRGQGGGNGRRMLERLFMALREAGSPGVHLGVGGSNTRAIGFYRHLGFQELAREASGSLLLGLKL, translated from the coding sequence ATGTTCACCATTCGCCACGCCCGGCCCAGTGACCACGACGCGCTGTACCGCATCTGCCTGGAAACGGCGGACAGCGGCGCGGATGCCACCCACATCTACCGCGATCCGATGCTGGTAGGCCACATCTATGCCGCGCCGTATCTGGCTTACGCACCCGCCTTCGCCTTCGTGCTGGAGGATGAGAAGGGCGTCTGCGGCTACGTCATCGGCGCACTCAACACGCGCGAGTTTGAGGCGACGCTGGAGCGCGAGTGGTGGCCGGACCTCCGCGCCCAGTACGCCGATCCCACCGACATTCCCGCTGCCAAGCGCACCCCGGACGAACGCCTCGCCCGCCTGATCCACCGCCCGAATACAGCCCCGCAGAGCATCTTGGACGCCTATCCCTCGCACCTGCACATCGATCTTCTGCCGCGCGGGCAAGGCGGCGGCAATGGGCGGCGCATGCTGGAACGGCTCTTTATGGCTCTCAGAGAAGCGGGTTCCCCCGGCGTCCATCTGGGCGTGGGCGGCAGCAACACGCGCGCCATCGGTTTCTACCGTCACCTGGGCTTTCAGGAACTGGCGCGGGAGGCCAGCGGTTCTCTACTCCTGGGGCTAAAGCTGTAG
- the map gene encoding type I methionyl aminopeptidase, whose amino-acid sequence MTITTEAELEGMKRAGFVVAETLRTLKAAIEPGVTPAELDALAGQVFRQYGASSAPRMTYDAPVNVFISVNDDIVHGLPTSRPLAAGDVVSIDVTPFVDGYIADAAVTVAVPPASPVAMRLIECTEAALEAALSAAKAGHPVNAIGRAVENEVKRRGFTVLRELFGHGVGRAIHEEPNVPNYYRPADRKKLHEGLVIAIEPMVSTGRSHRVKTLRDGWTLSTTDGGLAAHFEHTVMITGGKPLILTA is encoded by the coding sequence ATGACCATTACCACCGAGGCCGAACTGGAAGGCATGAAACGCGCAGGATTCGTGGTGGCCGAGACGCTCCGCACGCTCAAAGCCGCCATTGAACCCGGCGTGACCCCCGCCGAACTTGATGCCCTGGCGGGACAGGTCTTCAGGCAGTACGGGGCCAGCTCTGCCCCGCGCATGACCTACGACGCGCCTGTCAATGTCTTTATCAGCGTCAACGACGACATCGTTCATGGCCTTCCCACGTCGCGCCCATTGGCCGCCGGGGACGTGGTGAGCATTGATGTCACGCCGTTCGTGGATGGCTATATTGCGGACGCTGCGGTGACGGTGGCCGTTCCCCCCGCTTCACCTGTTGCCATGCGTCTGATCGAATGCACCGAGGCCGCGCTTGAAGCGGCCCTGTCCGCCGCGAAGGCGGGCCATCCGGTCAACGCCATCGGGCGGGCTGTGGAAAACGAGGTGAAACGCCGGGGCTTCACGGTGCTGCGGGAACTGTTCGGGCATGGGGTGGGCCGCGCCATCCACGAGGAACCCAACGTGCCGAACTATTACCGTCCGGCAGACCGGAAGAAGCTGCACGAGGGTCTGGTCATTGCCATTGAGCCGATGGTGTCCACGGGCCGCTCCCACCGGGTCAAAACTTTGCGTGACGGCTGGACCCTCAGCACCACCGATGGCGGGCTGGCCGCGCATTTTGAACATACGGTCATGATCACTGGGGGCAAGCCGTTGATTCTGACGGCCTGA